A window of Syngnathoides biaculeatus isolate LvHL_M chromosome 9, ASM1980259v1, whole genome shotgun sequence contains these coding sequences:
- the htt gene encoding huntingtin isoform X5 → MATMEKLMKAFESLKSFQQQQGPPTAEEIVQRQKKEQATTKKDRVAHCLTICENIVAQSLRTSPEFQKLLGIAMEMFLLCSDDSESDVRMVADECLNKIIKALMDSNLPRLQLELYKEIKKNGASRSLRAALWRFAELAHLIRPQKCRPYLVNLLPCLTRITKRQEETVQETLASAMPKIMAALGHFANDGDIKVLLKSFVSNLKSSSPTIRRTAASAAVIVCQHSRRTSYFYTWLLNVLLGLLVPVDEEHISHLILGVLLTLRYLMPLLQQQVNTTSLKGSFGVMKKEADVQPTSEQLLQVYELTLHYTQHWDHNVVTASLELLQQMLRTPPPDLLHMLISVGSIPHATVFRQDAESRARSGSILEFIAGGSSYSPLLHRKHKGKILLGEEEGLEDDSEKTEVTTGAFTASVDETDGSSEAQVDIITEQPRSSQHTLQPGDSVDLSASSEQAGAAGGTSPSDTAESPNENEEEMLSQSSSCGANVTPETADYTTPENTTADGGPFIECGSHLSTNEGSLPPSDSSQTTTEGPDSAVTPSDVAELVLDGSESQYSGMQIGTLQDEEDEGTGPSSQNENSFLPSTLALSKPHLFDFRGHNRQGSDSSVEHFIPKEEPTEIEPDSKPSSINGPIGHYTDQGAEPLVHCVRLLAASFLLTGQKNGVIPDKEVRVSVKALAVSCIGAAGALLPESFFNSLYLEPLDGISVEEQQYVSDVLDLIHHGDPQIRGATAILCAAIIQSVLIKTRYNIHTWLASVQSATGNPLSLVDLVSLLRKTLKDETSVTCKMGCVAVRHCIMSVCSSTLSELGLQLVIDLLALTDSSYWLVRTELLETLAELDFRLINFLERKTEALHKGDHHYTGRLRLQDRVLNNVVIHLLGDDDPRVRHVAASSVTRLISRLFYDCDQGQTDPVVAIARDQSSVYLQLLMHEAQPPSQFTVSTITRTYRGFNLSNTVPDVTVENNLSRVVTAISHAFTSSTSRALTFGCCEALCLLASNFPVCTWSTGWHCGYINSISTVSSRGNLNHSRGRASSLSQTSNTQNPNSSLPDVERRNLTVGMANMVLSLLSSAWFPLDLSAHQDALLLTGNLLAAVAPKCMRNPWAGEEEGSSGSSYPSGGPNKMDEPWAALSERSLVTMVDQMFSHLLKVLNICAHVLDDTSPGPAVKATLPSLTNTPSLSPIRRKGKEKEAVDPNSVPLSPKKSNEINAGRVGDSTSGTVVNKLNTPGSFYHLPTYLKLYDVLKATHANYKVTLDLHCSHEKFGGLLRAALDVLSQLLELATLHDISKCVEEILGFLKSCFSREPTMATVCVQQLLKTLFGTNLASQYEGILSGPSRAQGKVLRLGSSNLRPGLYHYCFMAPYTHFTQALADASLRNMVQAEQEQDASGWFDVMQKASNQLRSNIANATRHRSDKNAIHNHIRLFEPLVIKALKQYTTSTSVALQRQVLDLLAQLVQLRVNYCLLDSDQVFIGFVLKQFEYIEVGQFRESEAVIPNIFFFLVLLSYERYHSKQIIGIPKIIQLCDGIMASGRKAVTHAIPALQPIVHDLFVLRGSNKADAGKELDTQKEVVVSMLLRLVQYHQVLEMFILVLQQCHKENEDKWKRLSRQIADVILPMIAKQQMHLDSPEALGVLNTLFESVAPSSLRPVDMLLKSMFVVPSTMASVTTVQLWVSGILAVLRVLISQSTEDIVLSRVHELSLSPHLLSCNTVRHLYQKSGSPNAPPPFDSFAIQEPNGDSQKALPEETFARFLLQIVGVLLDEISCKQVKVDITDQQHTFYCQQLGTLLMCLIHIFKSGMFRRITAAASFLLKGEGASGENDLETGLYYHLVTLNSMVQGLITTHPSLVLLWCQVLLLINYTNYSWWAEVHQTPRRNSRSCTKLLSPHSSEDNEEESPVSLFTMINREIVCRGALILFCDYVCQNLHDSEHLTWLIVNHVSDLISLSHEPPVQDFISAVHRNSAASGLFIQAIQSRCDNLTNPTMLKKTLQCLEGIHLSQSGSLLMLYVDKLLSTPFRVLARMVDTLACRRVEMLLAETLQNSIAQLPVEELDRIQEYLQISNLAQRHQRFYSLLDRFRATVAETSSPPPPVTSHPLDGDPPPAPELVNADKEWYVTLVKSQCCLRGDVSLFEITELLTKLPAPDLFSIMRCETFNLSLLCPCLSMGVHRLTRGQGPVLLETALQVTLEHLVGVTESLPAPHQSFLPPSKPHSYWIQLADVYDEPGFYSKVLALCRALSQYLLCVNQLPSYLRILCDKEALITTFTCTATEVIVWRLLQDQLPLSVDLQWTLSCLCLALQQTCIWNKLSTTEYATHTCSLIYCLRLIMVAVAVSPGDQLLISEKKRLARDAEGDEVDSLQTKYGCEWQACEIMAELVEGLQNVLSLGHYKNSLIPTFLTPTLRNIVISIARLPLVNSFTRVPPMVWKLGWSPQPQGESGTALPEIPVDFLQEKDVFREFLYRINILGWSSRTQFEETWATLLGVLVTQPITMAQEEDTQQEEDLERTQLNVLAVQAITSLVLGAMMLPTAGNPAVSCLEQQPRNKSLKALETRFGRKLAVIRGEVEREIQALVSKRDNIHTHHFYHAWDPVPSLSATSAGMLISHEKLLLQINTEREMGNMDYKLGQVSIHSVWLGNNITPLREEEWGEDEDDEPDMPSHTSPPLSPINSRKHRAGVDIHSCSQFLLELYSQWLIPSSPSNRKTPTILVSEVVRSLLAVSDLFTERNQFDMMFSTLMELQKLHPPEDEILNQYLVPAICKAAAVLGMDKVIAEPVCRLLDTTLRSTHLPSRMGALHGVLYVLECDLLDDTAKQLIPIISEYLLSNLRPIAHCVHLHNQQHVLVMCAVAFYMMENYPLDVGSEFMAAVIQVCSVMVSASEDSTPSVIYHCVLRGLERLLLSEQLSRVEGEALVKLSVDRVNMPSPHRAMAALGLMLTCMYTAVLASGSEVTGVRGQVDSGSAVTEAVGVTAGHVGFSSGKEKASPANRPAHPDPQAPDSESIIVAMERVSVLFDRIRKGLPSEARVVSRILPQFLDDFFPPQDVMNKVIGEFLSNQQPYPQFMATVVYKVFQTLHATGQSSMVRDWVLLSLSNFTQRTPVAMAMWSLSCFFVSASTSQWISALLPHVISRMGSSDVVDINLFCLVAMDFYRHQIDEELDRRAFQSVFETVASPGSPYYQLLGCLQSIHQDTTL, encoded by the exons AACTTCTCCGGAGTTCCAGAAATTGCTTGGCATCGCCATGGAAATGTTCCTGCTCTGCAGTGACGATAGTGAATCAGATGTCCGAATGGTAGCCGATGAGTGCCTGAACAAAATAATCAAa GCACTGATGGACTCTAATCTGCCTCGACTGCAGTTGGAGCTGTATAAGGAAATTAAAAAG AATGGTGCCTCTCGGAGTTTGAGAGCAGCTTTGTGGAGGTTTGCTGAGCTTGCTCATCTTATAAGACCTCAGAAATGCAG ACCCTATTTGGTCAACCTTTTGCCGTGCCTCACCAGAATTACAAAGCGGCAGGAGGAGACTGTCCAAGAAACCCTGGCTTCAGCCATGCCTAAGATCATGGCAGCCTTGGGACACTTTGCTAATGATGGTGACATCAAG GTCCTGTTGAAATCCTTTGTTTCCAACCTGAAGTCCAGCTCCCCCACCATTAGACGGACAGCTGCCAGCGCTGCTGTTATTGTGTGCCAACACTCAAGGCGCACCAGTTACTTTTACACGTGGCTTCTTAATGTTTTGCTGG GTTTGCTGGTTCCAGTCGATGAGGAGCATATCAGCCATCTCATCCTTGGGGTACTTTTAACCCTGCGGTACCTGATGCCTCTGCTGCAGCAGCAGGTCAACACCACAAGCCTCAAAGGAAGCTTTGGAGTAATGAAAAAAGAGGCTGATGTCCAGCCAACGTCGGAGCAACTGctacag GTGTATGAACTGACTTTACACTACACACAGCACTGGGATCACAATGTGGTGACCGCTTCACTGGAGCTGCTGCAACAAATGCTCAGGACTCCACCACCAGATCTTTTGCACATGCTCATTTCTGTAGGCAGTATTCCACATGCTACCGTGTTTCGTCAGGATGCCGAAAGTCGTGCGCGTTCTGGCAGCATCCTGGAGTTCATTG CAGGCGGGTCTTCCTACAGTCCACTCCTCCATAGGAAACATAAAG GAAAAATCCTTTTaggggaggaggagggtttAGAAGATGATTCTGAGAAGACTGAGGTCACCACTGGCGCCTTCACAG CATCTGTTGATGAAACTGATGGATCTTCGGAAGCCCAGGTGGATATCATTACCGAACAGCCGCGCTCCTCTCAGCATACCTTGCAGCCCGGGGACTCTGTGGACCTGAGCGCCTCCTCTGAGCAGGCCGGGGCTGCAGGCGGGACATCACCCTCAGACACTGCTGAGTCACCCAACGAAAATGAGGAGGAGATGCTGAGTCAAAGCTCAAGCTGTGGGGCTAATGTTACTCCAGAGACAGCTGACTACACTACACCAGAGAATACCACGGCAGATGGAGGGCCTTTTATTGAATGCGGGTCACACCTAAGCACCAATGAAGGCTCACTCCCACCGAGTGACTCCTCGCAGACCACCACCGAAGGACCGGACTCAGCTGTTACCCCCTCAGATGTCGCAGAGCTG GTACTGGATGGCAGTGAGAGCCAGTACTCTGGGATGCAGATCGGAACTCTACAggatgaggaagatgaaggGACAGGACCTTCATCCCAAAATGAAAACTCATTTCTGCCATCAACACTCG CTCTGAGCAAACCACATCTCTTCGACTTCAGAGGTCACAATCGACAGGGTTCTGACAGCAGTGTGGAGCATTTTATACCAAAGGAGGAACCCACTGAAATCGAACCTGACAGCAAG CCGTCAAGTATAAATGGCCCAATTGGACATTATACAGACCAGGGGGCAGAGCCACTTGTGCACTGTGTCAGGCTTCTTGCTGCTTCCTTCCTGTtgacaggacaaaaaaatg GTGTGATCCCTGACAAGGAGGTACGAGTGAGTGTGAAGGCCCTGGCAGTCAGTTGCATTGGTGCAGCTGGGGCACTGCTTCCTGAATCCTTCTTCAATTCTCTCTACCTGGAACCGCTGGACGGGATTTCAGTagaag AGCAGCAGTATGTCAGTGATGTGCTGGACCTAATTCACCACGGTGACCCACAGATCAGAGGTGCCACAGCTATCCTGTGTGCAGCCATTATTCAGTCTGTACTTATTAAAACTCGTTACAACATACACACCTGGCTGGCCAGTGTGCAGAGTGCAACAG GGAACCCTTTGTCCCTGGTGGACTTGGTGTCTCTGCTCAGAAAAACTCTGAAAGATGAAACCTCTGTAACCTGCAAGATGGGTTGCGTTGCAGTCAGG CACTGCATCATGTCAGTATGCAGCAGTACACTCAGTGAGCTGGGCCTACAGTTGGTGATCGACCTGCTGGCTCTGACAGACTCATCGTACTGGCTGGTCCGCACTGAACTGTTGGAGACGCTGGCTGAGTTGGATTTTCG GTTAATCAATTTCCTGGAGAGAAAGACTGAGGCTTTGCACAAAGGCGATCATCACTACACTGGG CGTCTTCGACTGCAGGATCGGGTTCTCAATAATGTAGTCATTCATCTGTTGGGTGATGATGACCCCAGAGTCCGCCATGTGGCAGCTTCTTCTGTCACCAG GCTCATATCGAGATTGTTTTATGACTGTGACCAGGGCCAGACAGACCCTGTTGTTGCTATTGCCCGAGATCAAAGTTCAGTTTACCTGCAGCTACTGATGCACGAAGCACAACCCCCCTCTCAATTCACAGTGAGCACCATAACAAG GACTTATCGGGGTTTTAACCTATCAAACACAGTGCCTGATGTCACAGTGGAAAACAACTTATCTCGGGTCGTCACCGCTATCTCTCATGCTTTCACCTCCTCTACCTCGAGGGCCCTGACT TTTGgctgctgtgaagcactatgtCTCCTGGCTTCAAATTTTCCAGTGTGCACATGGAGCACAGGCTGGCACTGTGGCTACATTAATTCCATTAGTACAGTTTCATCTCGAGGAAATCTCAACCACAGCAGGGGCAGGGCTTCAAG TCTGTCTCAGACCAGCAACACTCAAAACCCAAATTCCTCTTTACCTGATGTGGAGCGAAGGAACCTAACAGTGGGAATGGCCAACATGGTGCTTTCCTTGCTGTCATCTGCCTGGTTCCCACTAGACCTCTCTGCACATCAGGATGCATTGTTACTGACTGGCAACCTGCTAGCTG CGGTGGCGCCAAAATGCATGCGCAACCCATGGGCCGGAGAGGAAGAAGGTAGCAGTGGCAGCTCTTATCCTAGTGGAggaccaaataaaatggatgaacccTGGGCAGCATTGTCAGAGCGCTCCCTAGTGACAATGGTGGACCAGATGTTTTCCCACCTCCTGAAGGTCCTCAACATCTGTGCGCATGTGTTGGATGACACTTCCCCAGGACCAGCAGTTAAG GCCACACTGCCCTCCCTTACCAACACACCCTCACTGAGTCCCATTCGCAGGAAGGGCAAAGAGAAGGAGGCTGTTGATCCCAATTCTGTACCCTTGAGTCCAAAGAAAAGCAATGAGATCAATGCAG GCAGAGTCGGTGACAGCACAAGTGGAACAGTAGTAAACAAGTTGAACACACCTGGCAGCTTCTACCACCTGCCAACCTACCTCAAGCTCTATGATGTCCTCAAAGCAACTCATGCCAACTATAAG GTGACATTGGACCTTCATTGCAGCCACGAGAAGTTTGGGGGTTTACTTCGTGCTGCCTTAGATGTTCTGTCTCAGCTGCTTGAGCTAGCCACACTTCATGATATCagcaaa TGTGTAGAGGAAATTTTGGGCTTTCTCAAATCTTGCTTCTCCCGAGAACCTACCATGGCTACAGTTTGTGTTCAGCAG TTGTTGAAGACACTGTTTGGAACCAACTTGGCATCTCAGTATGAGGGCATCCTGAGTGGGCCCAGCCGTGCCCAGGGGAAGGTGCTCCGTCTTGGCTCTTCTAACCTGAGACCAGGCCTGTACCACTACTGCTTCATGGCACCATACACACACTTCACCCAGGCTCTGGCTGATGCCAGTCTACGTAATATGGTACAGGCTGAGCAAGAGCAGGATGCCTCTGG ATGGTTTGATGTGATGCAGAAAGCGTCAAACCAGCTTAGGTCTAACATTGCAAATGCAACACGCCACAGAAGCGACAAG AATGCCATCCACAACCACATCCGTCTTTTTGAACCACTCGTGATTAAAGCTTTGAAGCAGTACACAACCAGCACATCTGTTGCTCTGCAAAGACAAGTTCTGGACCTTCTAGCCCAACTTGTGCAGCTCAGAGTCAACTACTGCCTGCTGGACTCTGATCAG gtGTTCATAGGGTTTGTTCTAAAACAGTTTGAATATATTGAAGTCGGACAGTTTCG AGAGTCAGAGGCAGTTATACCAAACATCTTTTTCTTCCTGGTGTTGCTATCTTATGAACGCTACCATTCCAAGCAGATAATTGGTATCCCCAAAATCATCCAGCTGTGTGATGGCATAATGGCCAGTGGTAGGAAAGCTGTCACACATG CTATCCCTGCCTTGCAGCCCATAGTTCATGACCTGTTTGTCTTGAGGGGCTCCAACAAGGCAGATGCAGGCAAAGAGTTAGATACACAGAAAGAAGTAGTGGTCTCTATGCTTCTCAGACTTGTGCAGTACCACCAG GTTTTGGAGATGTTCATCCTTGTTCTGCAGCAGtgtcacaaagaaaatgaagacaAGTGGAAGAGGTTGTCTAGACAGATTGCAGATGTCATACTTCCCATGATTGCCAAGCAGCAG ATGCATTTGGATTCTCCTGAGGCTTTGGGTGTTTTGAACACTCTTTTTGAGAGTGTAGCACCTTCCTCTCTTAGGCCTGTGGATATGCTGCTCAAGAGCATGTTTGTTGTCCCGAGTACAATG GCATCAGTGACTACAGTTCAACTGTGGGTCTCTGGTATCCTGGCAGTGCTTAGGGTACTTATCTCCCAGTCAACTGAGGACATTGTGTTATCACGAGTCCATGAGCTGTCCCTCTCACCACATCTACTTTCCTGCAACACAGTCCGGCACCTCTATCAAAAGAGCGGGTCTCCCAATGCCCCTCCCCCTTTCGATTCATTTGCGATTCAAGAACCTAATGGTGATTCACAAAAAGCCCTACCAGAGGAAACTTTTGCCAG ATTTTTGCTCCAAATTGTTGGAGTGTTGCTGGATGAAATTTCCTGCAAACAGGTTAAAGTGGACATTACTGACCAACAACACACTTTCTATTGCCAGCAGCTGGGGACACTTCTCATGTGtttaatacacattttcaaaagtg gtaTGTTTCGCAGGATCACAGCTGCAGCCAGCTTCCTCTTAAAAGGTGAGGGTGCCAGTGGTGAGAATGACTTGGAGACTGGCCTTTACTACCATTTAGTGACCTTGAACAGCATGGTTCAGGGCCTGATCACCACCCACCCCTCCCTGGTACTGCTCTGGTGCCaagtcctcctcctcatcaacTATACAAACTACTCCTGGTGGGCTGAAGTTCACCAGACACCGAG GCGAAATAGCCGATCATGCACAAAACTACTCAGTCCGCACTCCTCAGAAGATAATGAAGAGGAGTCTCCTGTGTCCCTGTTCACCATGATCAACAGAGAGATAGTCTGCAGGGGAGCCCTCATTCTCTTCTGTGATTACGTG tgtcagAACCTGCACGACTCAGAGCATCTTACGTGGCTGATAGTTAATCATGTGAGTGACCTCATCAGCCTCTCCCATGAGCCACCTGTGCAGGATTTCATCAGTGCTGTGCACCGAAATTCAGCTGCCAGCGGTCTCTTCATCCAGGCTATTCAGTCCCGCTGTGACAACCTGACAAAT cCTACCATGTTGAAGAAGACTCTGCAATGTTTAGAAGGTATCCACCTCAGCCAGTCTGGCTCTCTGCTAATGCTATATGTGGACAAGCTGCTCAGCACACCCTTCAGGGTTTTGGCCCGCATGGTGGACACACTGGCATGTCGCAGGGTGGAGATGCTGTTGGCTGAAACGTTACAG AACAGTATCGCCCAGCTGCCTGTTGAGGAACTGGACAGAATCCAGGAATATCTCCAGATCAGTAACCTGGCTCAAAG GCATCAAAGGTTTTATTCCCTGCTGGATAGGTTCCGCGCCACTGTTGCTGAAACTAGTAGCCCACCACCTCCAGTGACATCACACCCCTTAGATGGGGATCCACCCCCtgcccctgaactggtcaatgCAGATAAG GAGTGGTATGTGACCCTGGTGAAATCTCAGTGTTGTCTTCGTGGAGATGTGTCTCTGTTCGAGATAACTGAACTCCTCACAAAGCTACCGGCCCCTGATCTTTTTAGCATTATGAGATGTGAG ACATTCAACCTAAGTCTGCTGTGCCCATGCCTAAGCATGGGTGTTCATCGGCTAACACGGGGTCAAGGGCCAGTCTTGTTGGAAACGGCATTGCAGGTGACGTTAGAACATCTTGTTGGGGTTACAGAGTCACTTCCTGCCCCACACCAGTCCTTCTTACCACCTTCCAAGCCACACTCTTATTGGATCCAACTGGCTGATGTGTATG ATGAGCCAGGTTTCTACTCCAAGGTTTTAGCCCTCTGCAGAGCTCTCTCCCAGTACCTCCTGTGTGTAAACCAGCTACCTTCTTATTTACGCATTCTCTGTGACAAAGAAGCTCTCATCACTACTTTCACCTGCACTGCCACTGAG GTGATAGTCTGGCGTCTGCTCCAGGATCAGCTACCCCTGAGTGTGGACCTTCAGTGGACTCTGTCTTGTCTCTGCCTGGCACTGCAGCAGACTTGCATCTGGAACAAACTGTCTACCACAGAGTACGCTACACACACGTGTTCCCTCATCTACTGCTTACGCCTCATTATGGTTGCTG TGGCTGTGAGCCCTGGAGACCAGCTTCTGATCTCCGAGAAGAAGAGGTTAGCAAGAGATGCTGAAGGAGATGAAGTGGATTCCCTACAAACAAAAT ATGGGTGTGAGTGGCAAGCATGTGAAATTATGGCAGAGCTGGTGGAAGGCCTACAGAATGTTCTTTCCTTGGGCCATTACAAAAACAGTTTAATACCAACTTTTCTGACTCCAACCTTACGCAACATTGTGATCAGTATTGCCCGACTGCCACTGGTCAATAGCTTCACTCGAGTTCCTCCAATG GTTTGGAAACTGGGCTGGTCCCCACAGCCTCAGGGGGAGTCTGGTACAGCATTGCCTGAGATTCCTGTGGACTTTCTGCAGGAAAAGGATGTCTTCAGAGAGTTCCTGTACCGCATAAACATACTTg GCTGGAGTAGCAGGACTCAGTTTGAGGAGACCTGGGCCACTTTGCTTGGCGTGTTGGTCACCCAACCAATAACGATGGCTCAGGAGGAGGACACACAACAAGAG GAAGATTTAGAGCGTACCCAGTTGAATGTTTTAGCAGTGCAGGCCATCACCAGCCTGGTGTTGGGCGCAATGATGCTGCCCACAGCTGGCAACCCTGCTGTCAGCTGTTTGGAACAGCAGCCTCGTAATAAGAGTCTCAAGGCCTTGGAGACACG ATTTGGAAGGAAACTGGCAGTGATCCGGGGTGAAGTTGAGAGAGAAATACAAGCTCTTGTTTCCAAGAGAGACAACATTCATACACACCACTTCTATCATGCCTGGGACCCTGTGCCCTCTTTGTCTGCAACCTCTGCAG GGATGTTGATCAGTCATGAAAAGTTGCTGCTTCAGATCAACACGGAGCGTGAGATGGGAAATATGGATTATAAACTGGGACAG GTGTCCATCCATTCAGTGTGGTTGGGAAATAACATCACTCCATTGAGGGAAGAAGAATGGGGTGAAGATGAAGACGATGAACCAGATATGCCATCGCACACCTCCCCACCTTTATCACCAATTAACTCTCG aaaACATCGTGCAGGGGTGGACATTCACTCATGCTCGCAGTTTCTTCTGGAGCTCTACAGCCAGTGGCTTATTCCAAGCTCTCCAAGTAACCGGAAGACTCCAACCATACTTGTCAGTGAAGTGGTCCGTTCG CTGCTGGCAGTGTCGGACCTATTCACAGAAAGGAACCAATTTGACATGATGTTCTCCACCCTTATGGAGCTGCAGAAGCTTCACCCACCAGAAGATGAGATTCTTAATCAGTACTTAGTGCCTGCCATCTGCAAGGCAGCTGCTGTGTTGGGCATG GACAAAGTGATTGCAGAACCGGTTTGTCGCCTGTTAGATACAACCTTGCGTAGCACACACCTGCCCAGCCGGATGGGTGCTCTTCATGGGGTCCTGTATGTCCTGGAATGTGACCTTCTAGATGATACAGCAAAGCAGTTGATCCCTATTATCTCTGAGTACCTCCTGTCCAACCTAAGACCCATTGCTCA CTGTGTGCACTTGCATAACCAGCAGCATGTCCTAGTGATGTGTGCAGTTGCCTTCTACATGATGGAGAACTACCCTCTTGATGTGGGATCTGAGTTCATGGCTGCAGTTATACAG gTGTGCAGTGTGATGGTGTCTGCCAGCGAGGACTCCACACCTTCTGTAATCTATCACTGTGTCCTCCGGGGTCTGGAGCGTCTCTTGCTCTCTGAACAGCTGTCTCGTGTGGAAGGGGAAGCGCTGGTTAAGCTGAGTGTCGATAGAGTGAACATGCCGTCGCCTCACAGAGCCATGGCCGCCTTGGGGCTCATGCTCACCTGCATGTACACTG